TAAATTTTCAAATCCCCGATCATCCGCAAGGCGTCCGCAGTAACGCCGTGGAGAAGGTAAAAATCAAAATAATCAACGCAGCATCTTTCAAGCTGCGCGTTAAAAATCGAGTCCACGCCGCCGGCGTTTTTTATCACTTCCTCCATCAAAGGCATCTTCGTGGCGAGATGATATGCAGAACGGTCATAACCGGAAAGCGTTTCTCCCGCCAAACTTTCCGAGTTGCCGACGTGATAGATGTACGCGGTATCGAAGTAATTGACGCCGCCGGCAATCGCTTCTTCAATCAATGCGCGCGCCGCTTTCCGGTCAATTTCCTCCCAGCTTCCCAGACACGGCAGGCGCATTAACCCGAAACCCAGGAGAGAAATCTCTCCGTTGCCAAAGTTCCGCGTTTCAATTTTTCCCATAATCAGCCCTTCTTTCCGGTAGATTCGCTTTCGTTATTTCGCGACCTCATTGACCACGGCAATAGCGTTCAATGTCCTGGGGAAACCAATATACGGCAAGCTCTGATTCAAAGCGCCCAGCAAAACCTTCCTATCATTGCCGACAGCCAAGTTTCCCGCAGCGTGAGACTTCAATTGCGGCGCACAATCTCCCAAAGCGGCAAGGCATACGAAGGTTATCAACTCACGAGTTTTCAGATCGAGACCTTTGCGGGTATAGGTATCGCCGAAGCAAAACGCCGAAAGATAATCCTGAATGAACTTCAGGTCGTCCGGGGCGTTTGCCCTCATTGCGTCGATCACTTCCCCGAATATCGCTTTCTGCGCGTCGATGCCTTTATTCAAACGGTCATCTTCTGTAACGGTGGTGTTGCTCTCAAGCGGCATTTCGATATCCTCGCCCAGAAATACTTTCCCAAGCACGGCAAGACCTTTTTCAGTTTTCGGAAAACCGATATATGGCGCGGCTTGATGAAATACCTCCAGAAGTTCCGCCGGCTTTACCCCGATTTTAAGCGCGGCAAGAAGCTGTTCCTCCAAATCAGCGCCCTCGACGGTAATCAAAACGGCGATTGTCACGAGAGAACGCAACTTGTCGTCCATCGTGCCTTGAGACCAGACATCGCCATACAGAAAGCGGTTTTTTATCGCGGCAAACTCAGGGAATAAACCATTCACGGCGCGTTCATCGATTCCCAGCTTCTTTATTGTTTTGCTACTCCTGTCGGCGCGTCCGGCATCCGCATCCAGTTTCAAATAAACTTCGTCGTTGACGGGTTCAAGCCATTCGGTTGAAGCCCCCTCAACGGGAAGACTCAAGGAAAGATGAGAGAACCAACTGTTTTTCGACGCGCCGTGCCAGTGTTTCACGTCTTTCGGAATATTCACGACATCGCCGGGCTTGAGCGCCTGAGCCGGTTTCCCTTCCTCCTGATACCAGCCATAACCAGCCGTACACAACAGAATCTGCCCACTTTTGCGGTGAATGTGCCAATTGTTGCGGCAACCCGGCTCGAAGGTCACATTCGCGATGAATACTCCCTCGCTCGTAAGCGGTTTCAGGTAGCTCCGCCCGATAAAGTATTGAGCGAAAGCGTCGTTCTTTTCTCCCAACGGGAAAATCTGTTCAGACTCAACCGATTGAATTTCGTCCCTCATATCGTTTCCTCCTGTCTCGCTCCAACATACGCCGCAAAAAATCGAAACAACCGCTATAGCGGCGGAGAACATCACCGTCACGCACTTCTTCGCCATCACCACGACTATCACCTCCACATTGAAACTTCGCCAATGCTCTTGACGCGCTTTCCTCCATAGAGCATACTTCCACTATAAGCATTAGAGTTATCTCGAAGTCAATACCTTTTTGAAAGATTTTTTTGTTGGAGGTAGATATTATGAGTCTGACTATTAGTGAAGCCGCCGAAAAAACAGGATTGACCGCGCATACCCTGCGTTATTACGACAAAGAGGGCTTGCTTCCCTTCATCGAAAAATCCCCAAGCGGGGCGCGTGTCTTCAGGGAAGAGGATATGGAGTGGCTGAGCGTGGTCGAATGTTTAAAGCAGACCGGCCTGCCGCTGAAAAATATAAAACAGTTCCTCGACTGGTGCATGGAAGGAGACTCCACCATCCGGCAGAGATACGACATGTTCATTGAGCGCAAAGCCGAAGCGGAGAAACAGATCGCGGCGCTTCAGAAAGCTCTCGAAAAAATCAACTATAAATGCTGGTATTACGAAACCGCTCTCGCGGCGGGGACGACGAAAATTCACGAACACGCGCCGGAACAATTTACTTATCCGAAGATGACTCCAGAGCCGGAAGTCGCGGCCGTGTAGCGCAGAGTACGGCGGCGTTTCGCTGTCCGGACGAACAGGACATTGAAAACTTCTATCCTGTCGCGGAGTACATTTCCTGTTTGAAACGGAAGGCCCGCCACGATAGCGAAAAAACAAAATGAACAGGATTGACGCCGCAAAACTGCATACGACGGCTTTGGGGATTGATTAGTACGCGATTACGTAATTCGTTATAAATCAATTCGATAATTATGCTCAGTTAAATAATTTTTGTCATAATTAAAAAATAACCATGTTTATGCAATTAGTATAGATTTATAAGCAGTTTTTTAACGATAAAATATGCTTATAAAATTAAAATGTATTGACAAAAATTCCGATATGCTGTAGGTTGTCTGACATCTGAAAAATGAGAAACATAATATCGTGCATTCAGGAAAGGATGGATGGAGAAAATGACTTCACCGGAATACAATGCTATGGCGAACAGTCTGATCATGTGGTTTGCCTGCGCGCCCGGAATTCTGATCGTGTTTTATCAGTCATGGCTGTTCTTCCGAAAAAGCAAATCTGATGCCCTGAAAATCGGCCTGACGAAACAGCAGGTTAATGCGGCCATACGCAGCGCTTCAGTGACCTCCGTGGGTCCCTGCTTCGTGATGCTGACCGCCATGCTGTCCCTCATGCTCTACGTGGGCGCGCCTCTGGCCTGGCTGCGGGTGGACTTCATCGGTTCAGTCACTTACGAGCTTCAGGCCGCCACTATCGCCGGACAGAGCATGGGGCTGGAGCTGGGATCCTCTCCTCTTACCGCCGATTACCTCGCCACCGCCGCCATGGTCATGACCGCGGGCTGCATCGGGTGGGTGGTTTTCGGGGCGGTGTGCTCCGACAAAATGGAGAAGGTCAACTCCTTCATGGCGGGAGGAAACGCCGCTATCGTCCCAATTTTGGGAACAGGGGCTCTCATCGGCGTTTATTCTTCCATGACCCTCGACAGGCTGTATCCCTTTAAAAATCAGGCTCTGGCCGTTCTTGCGGGAGGCGCGGCCATGTATTTCATTCAGTCCTACAACGCAAAAGCGAAAAAACAATGGATCCGGGAATGGGGACTCACGATCTGCATGGTGGTCGGCATGGTGGTCGCCACTTTGACGGAAGGCATTTTTTAGCCCGAAACAAGTCGCCCAAAACGGTGAAGAAAGGAAGAAAAACAGATGAATACGGAACAAAACAAGATCTATGAGAACGAATATCTGCCTTACATCATCCGGTGGGGCAAGATCACTTCATGGGTCTCTATTCCTCTCATTTATATCCCTGCCGCGGCGCTGGTGTTTTATTACGGAGCTTCCCTATCCTGGGACAGCGTCCTGTCGGGAACCATCGCCATCTGCTCCGCCATGCTCGCCTGGTATATCGTCGATCCTATCACGCTTTTCCCCATCCTCCACATCCCGGGGATGTATCTGACCTATATCGCCGGCAATTCGAAGGAAATTCGGGCTCCGGCGGCCACTTCCGCTCTCTCCGCCGCCGAGGTGGAGGCCGGAACCCCTGAAGGGACGATCATAAGCTGTCTGGCCATCACGACTTCCATATTCATAAGCCTGACGGTCATGACCCTGGTGGCCATCGCGGGAGATCTGATTCTGCGGACGCTTCCGGCTCCTGTGGTTCGGTCCCTCAACTACCTGCTGCCCGCGCTCTTCGGCGCCATGTGCGTTTCCCGAATCATGCTGGACTACAAATCTTCTCTTCTCCTCATTCCCATTGCCGTCATCTTCCGGGTCATGAACACGAAGGGGATGTTCTCCGTTCTGCCGCTGGGAGGCTCTTACGCTCAGGTTCTCTTCTGCGTCATCGCGGGTTACTTCATCGCCAAAATGGTTCACGCGAAAAAAATCCGGAATATGAAGAGTTAGCTGGCAGTGATTTTTAATAACTAACATAGATTTTGAAGGAGGGGTATCCTTTGACATTCACAGAAAAGACCCACGCTTTTATCGCCGCAAAATACTATGTCCGGCTGACAGAGGCCTTCGGCGACGTCGGAGTCGGAATTTTCATTCACGCAACCCAGTACTACGCCGGGCAAAGAGGGCGAAGGATGGCTCAGAGGGCTTTGCGCGACGGAAAAGAGCTCACGTACGAGACGTATATGGAATACGGGGAGTGGGTCAACACGCCGGAGATCATCGCGGCCGAGAGCGCGAATCAATCCGTTGTGGAGGCGATTTCTCCGGATTTTGTGATCCGCATCAGCCGCTGCCCCTGGCACCTTCAGTTCAAAGAAATGGGACTGACGGAGGCCGGCCATGAATACTGCAAACATCTGGACTCCGCCATCTGTCGGGGCTTCAATCCCTATCTAACCTACACGGTGGAAAAGACCCTTCACAAAAGCGACTGTTGTATCCATCGGATCTCCGACACGAATTACGCGTCGAAACCCAACGTCACAAAAAAGAAGGAATACCTCCACAGTTTCGAGTATCACTGCGCTCATTCCTACTGGGCCTACAACGAGGTCACGGCCGCCGTCCGGGGCCAGAGGGGAGAAGAGGTCAACGCGAAGGTGCTGGCAGATTTCGCCGCCGAATATGGCCAGGAAGCCGCCGACGTTCTGGCGGGCTATCGATACGTCAACTTCAACGTGTGCTGACCTGCCGTGAGCTGACCTGCACGAAAGCAAACGGTTCCAGATCGAACAATCCCGGTCTGGAACCGAATAATATGGAAATAACCGCTTAATTCAGACCAGGAACCGATGGGTCGCGTCGAGAAGTTCGTCCGCGATAACCGTCAGGTCGTTGACGGCG
The sequence above is a segment of the Synergistaceae bacterium genome. Coding sequences within it:
- a CDS encoding carboxymuconolactone decarboxylase family protein → MAKKCVTVMFSAAIAVVSIFCGVCWSETGGNDMRDEIQSVESEQIFPLGEKNDAFAQYFIGRSYLKPLTSEGVFIANVTFEPGCRNNWHIHRKSGQILLCTAGYGWYQEEGKPAQALKPGDVVNIPKDVKHWHGASKNSWFSHLSLSLPVEGASTEWLEPVNDEVYLKLDADAGRADRSSKTIKKLGIDERAVNGLFPEFAAIKNRFLYGDVWSQGTMDDKLRSLVTIAVLITVEGADLEEQLLAALKIGVKPAELLEVFHQAAPYIGFPKTEKGLAVLGKVFLGEDIEMPLESNTTVTEDDRLNKGIDAQKAIFGEVIDAMRANAPDDLKFIQDYLSAFCFGDTYTRKGLDLKTRELITFVCLAALGDCAPQLKSHAAGNLAVGNDRKVLLGALNQSLPYIGFPRTLNAIAVVNEVAK
- a CDS encoding MerR family transcriptional regulator, with product MSLTISEAAEKTGLTAHTLRYYDKEGLLPFIEKSPSGARVFREEDMEWLSVVECLKQTGLPLKNIKQFLDWCMEGDSTIRQRYDMFIERKAEAEKQIAALQKALEKINYKCWYYETALAAGTTKIHEHAPEQFTYPKMTPEPEVAAV
- a CDS encoding DUF5058 family protein is translated as MANSLIMWFACAPGILIVFYQSWLFFRKSKSDALKIGLTKQQVNAAIRSASVTSVGPCFVMLTAMLSLMLYVGAPLAWLRVDFIGSVTYELQAATIAGQSMGLELGSSPLTADYLATAAMVMTAGCIGWVVFGAVCSDKMEKVNSFMAGGNAAIVPILGTGALIGVYSSMTLDRLYPFKNQALAVLAGGAAMYFIQSYNAKAKKQWIREWGLTICMVVGMVVATLTEGIF
- a CDS encoding L-2-amino-thiazoline-4-carboxylic acid hydrolase, with translation MTFTEKTHAFIAAKYYVRLTEAFGDVGVGIFIHATQYYAGQRGRRMAQRALRDGKELTYETYMEYGEWVNTPEIIAAESANQSVVEAISPDFVIRISRCPWHLQFKEMGLTEAGHEYCKHLDSAICRGFNPYLTYTVEKTLHKSDCCIHRISDTNYASKPNVTKKKEYLHSFEYHCAHSYWAYNEVTAAVRGQRGEEVNAKVLADFAAEYGQEAADVLAGYRYVNFNVC